One window of the Triticum dicoccoides isolate Atlit2015 ecotype Zavitan chromosome 3B, WEW_v2.0, whole genome shotgun sequence genome contains the following:
- the LOC119274873 gene encoding putative disease resistance protein At1g50180, protein MASYCCFRKSRTCLPSFTVPRYRLITLQDMLCLILHPEGEVVAIEGTGGLGKTWAAKAAFETARNSNRFDTYIWVSLSTSCGLRRCIEKIATCLSIDIGEELLSSRIRVMIKEHLARRKFLLVLDNAYFLEENILWNLGIPCPQEQSLGSKVIVTTRTGRTVSVMDPAILISPQPLTDQASYDLLREKIGNDIDLVLVDNCFGMPLSIILLAGALCDMPTQESSKLISEAYVALGPKISVFTTMIRVPKFLS, encoded by the coding sequence ATGGCATCCTACTGCTGTTTTAGGAAATCAAGGACATGTTTGCCAAGCTTTACTGTACCACGGTATCGGTTGATAACGCTCCAGGACATGCTTTGCCTGATTCTTCATCCAGAAGGCGAAGTGGTTGCCATCGAGGGCACTGGCGGCTTGGGAAAGACATGGGCGGCAAAAGCGGCATTTGAAACCGCAAGGAACTCTAATCGCTTTGATACATATATCTGGGTTTCTTTGTCTACAAGTTGTGGTCTGAGACGGTGCATTGAGAAGATTGCCACATGTCTTTCAATTGACATTGGTGAGGAACTGTTATCATCAAGAATCAGGGTGATGATCAAGGAGCATCTCGCGAGACGAAAGTTCTTGTTGGTTCTTGACAATGCTTATTTTCTCGAGGAAAACATCTTATGGAACTTGGGGATTCCATGTCCTCAAGAGCAGAGTTTAGGTTCAAAGGTCATTGTGACCACAAGAACCGGGAGGACAGTGTCAGTCATGGATCCAGCCATACTTATATCGCCACAGCCTCTCACAGATCAGGCCTCATATGACCTACTGCGCGAGAAGATCGGCAATGATATTGATCTGGTGTTAGTTGACAACTGTTTTGGCATGCCCTTGTCAATTATCTTACTGGCTGGGGCACTGTGTGATATGCCTACACAAGAGTCGAGCAAGTTAATAAGTGAAGCTTATGTGGCTCTAGGACCCAAGATATCAGTGTTCACCACAATGATtcgcgtcccaaaattcttgtcttag